TCGTTTTTATAAGCCACCAAATAAGGTTGATCTTGGGAATTGTCGTACAATTTCCAACTATCTCCAAAAGGCAGATACAATTTATAAAAGTTCCGCAATCCCTTAAAATATCGTCTTTGAATAACATCCGCCGGAATATTATGCCCACCGCCTGCCATCCTCAAGGCCACTCTTTTGATTGCCAACTCCGGGCTTGCCAGCCAAAGATAGATAAGGGTTATGGAGTAGCCTTTATTTTTGCATTTTCTCAGCAAGGGAACAAATGTCTTTGACGCCATAGTGGTTTCAAAAGCAAAATCCTCGCCCCGGTTTGCCAAATAATGAATTCTCTCCAGCATTAACCTGCCGGCTTGAATAGCCGTTTGTTCCGGTTTAAAAGGGGAGATGCCTGC
Above is a window of candidate division TA06 bacterium DNA encoding:
- a CDS encoding zeta toxin family protein encodes the protein MRLKRREYVNADAIAAGISPFKPEQTAIQAGRLMLERIHYLANRGEDFAFETTMASKTFVPLLRKCKNKGYSITLIYLWLASPELAIKRVALRMAGGGHNIPADVIQRRYFKGLRNFYKLYLPFGDSWKLYDNSQDQPYLVAYKNENSAMEILQEKTWDIIKGSAQ